The Deinococcus ruber genomic sequence CCCCGATCCTGCGGTCACTGCGAGCATTCAGGCCGCAGTCGGCAAGAATGTGGTGCTGGTGGCGGCGGCGGGCAATACCCCCGATGAAGGGTTGTACTTTCCGGCTTCCGATCCGAATGTGCTGGCGGTGGGCGCACTTGGGCAGTCCGACACGCTGGCCTGTTACAGCGCCCGCCCCAAGTCGGGGCAGAAGGCGCTCGATCTGGTGGCCCCCGGCGGCAATGCGGGCACCGGTACCGCCAACTGCTTCAGTGGGTCCGATTACGACATCCTGGGTCTGAACGCCAGGAGCGTGCCGAACGGCAGCCGCAGCCAGAACGGATACGGGCTGCGGGCCGGAACGAGCGAATCGGCTCCACAGGTGGCGGGCGCGGCGTCGCTGCTGCGGGCCTTCCGCAGCGACCTGAGCGCCGCCCAGATCAAGGGTACCCTGACCGGCAGTGCCAAAGCGGTGGCAGGCGGCAAGCTGCTTGATGTGGGCGCGGCAGTGCGGTTGGCGGCGGCGCTTCCGGGTACCAGCGCCCGCGCCTACAGCCTCAGCGTTCAGGCGCTTCAGGGCACCACGGTCGTCAAGACCTTCAGTGCCAACGGAACGCTGGCGGCAGGTTCCAGCAGCGCTCCTTACAACGTCGCCGGGCTGTCGGCGGGCAGCTACACGCTGGTAGCCAGCCTGAAAGTGTCGGGCCAGACGTATACCGGCAGCAGCAACGTCAGTGTCAGTGCCAACGTGGCCGACAAGACCATCGCTGCCCAGTAAAGTGCCGGATGGGCGAGGCAGAGGCGTTCGGTACCAGGGGCGTCCGGTTCCGAAGGGTCGCCTTTCCCGCAGCGTGCAGGCCCGCACTCCTGCTACACTCGCCCGCGATGTCCCTGCGCTCAATTCTGCTCTTCGTCTCTCTGTCTGGGCCTGTCCTGCCGGTAGGCGGTGCCTGGTGCTGACGGCTGCTGTAAAAGCGGCGGTGTGTCCACTGGCGTCACGTTTCCAGTCCAGACGTGCGGTGCATTTTCTCCCGGGCGCAGGGTGGGTGCGGCTGTGAGGCTGGCTCTGCTGCTCTCGGTGCTGCTGGCGGGCGTGCTGGCGCTGATTTCTCCGGCACTGCCCGCCCTGACGCGCTACGGAGCCTGGCCCCGGACTCCGGCCCACCCGCTCAATCTGCTGCTGGCAGGCGTCACGCCCAACTATCCGCCGAGCGCGGTCTGGCCCTACCCGGCCTCTCCGGAAGATTACAGCGGCCTGACCGATACCATCGTGCTGGCGCAACTCCGCGCCGATGGCAGCGTGGGCCTGCTCTCCATTCCGCGTGACACCTGGACGACGCTGCCCGGCTGGGGAGCCAGCAAGATCAATGCCTCCAACCGCCACGGGGGGCCGCAGATGCTGGTCAGTGCGGTGCAGCAACTGACCGGGCTGCACATCGACAGCTACGCCCTGCTGTCGCTCAATGCCCTTCGCGATCTGACGCAGGCGGCGGGCGGCGTGACCCTGACTGTGCCGGAAGACATGAAATACGACGACACGGCAGGCCACCTCCACATCGACCTCAAGGCCGGGCGTCAGCATCTGAGCGGCACGCAGGTCGAGGGCTTTCTGCGCTTTCGCCACGACGCGCTCGGTGACATTGGCCGCGTCACCCGCCAGCAGCTGTTCCTGGGAGCGCTGTCGGCCCAGCTTCGCAGCCCGCTGAACGTCTGGCGGCTGCCCTCGGTGGTGGCGGCCCTCGACCGCAACGCCAAAAGCGACCTGAACCGTCAGGACTTTGCGGGCATCCTGGGGGTGGCGCTGAGGGGGCCGAAGGTCAGCACCGTGACGCTGCCGGGCGACTTCGGGCCGGGCGGCACCTGGACGCCAGACCGCGCAGGCATTCGCCGACTGGTGCAGGCACAGTTCATTGATCAGAGCGACCCGCACAACGTCAGCATCGCGCTCGTGAACATGGACGCCCCGCAGGGCAGCGCCGCCCGCCTGAAAGCACGGCTTGACGCGGCGGGGTATCAGAATGTGCAGGTGGTGTCGGAAGACCGCCACAGCTATCCGCAGACCACCATCAGCGGGCAGGCGACGGCAGCCCGCAAACTGCAATCAGAACTGGGATACGGCAGGCTCGACGCAGCAGCGGGCGCAGGTGACGCCGCATTGACGGTGCGGCTCGGCGCAGACGTGAAATAGGGCAGGACAGAAGGCAGCAGGCGCTGAACGAGTCGGCCTTTCACCCTTCTGAATCGATTCAGCCTTTTATCTGCTACCCTGGGGCCATGACTTCCTCCAACCTGAAGTGGTGGCAGAGCGGCATCATCTATCAGATCTACCCCCGCAGCTTTCAGGACAGCAGCGGCGACGGCGTGGGCGACCTGAAAGGCATCACCTCGCGCCTCGACTATCTGAGCAGCCTGGGCATTCAGGCCATCTGGCTGTCACCGATCTTTCCCAGCCCCATGAAAGATTTCGGCTACGACGTGGCCGATTACAAGGATGTCGATCCGCTGTTCGGAAACCTCGCAGACTTTGATGAACTGGTGCAGCAGGCCCACGCACGTGGCCTGAAGGTCATGCTCGATTTCGTGCCGAATCACTCCAGCGACCTGCATCCGTGGTTTGTCGAGGCCCGCAGCAGCCGTGACAACCCCAAGCGCGACTGGTACATGTGGCGCGACCCCGCTCCAGACGGCGGTGTGCCCAACAACTGGAAGTCGTTCTTTGGCGGCGATGCCTGGACCTTCGACGAGGTGACCGGGCAGTATTACCTGCACCAGTTCGTGAGCGAGCAGCCCGAGCTGAACTGGGCCAATCCCGAAGTCCGTCAGGAGATGGCCGATACGGTGCGTTTCTGGATGCGCCGGGGCGTCGACGGCTTCCGAGTCGACGTGATCTGGCTGCTGGGCAAAGACCCCGAGTACCGCGACGAGCCGCGCAATCCCGAGTGGCGGCCCGAGCATCCGCTGCACAACAGCCTGGAACACATCTATACCCAGGATCTGCCGATCACCCACGAGTACATCCGTGAGTTGCGGGCCGCCCTCGACGAGTTCGATGACCGCATGATGGTGGGCGAAATCTATCTGCCCATCGAGCGGCTGCTGCCCTACGCAGGCACGCCCGACGCGCCGGAATGCCACCTGCCCTTCAACTTCCACCTGATTCTGACGCCCTGGAACGCCGCCGACGTTCGCAAACTGGTGGACGAATACGACGCGGCGGTGACGCAGGCGGGCAGCTGGCCCAACTGGGTGCTCGGCAATCACGATCAGCACCGCTTTGCGACCCGTGTGGGGCGGGCGCAGTACCGGGTGGCTCAGACACTGCTGCTGACGCTGCGCGGCACGCCCACGGTGTACTACGGCGACGAGATCGGCATGGAAGACGGCCACATCCCGCCCGACTGCATCGTCGATCCCGCCGCGCTCAATCAGCCGGAGGTGGCCGCCACTGCCGGACGCGACCCCGAGCGCACCCCGATGCAGTGGGACGCCACACCCTACGGCGGATTCATGAAGTCGGCAGCAGACGAGCAGGTGGAACCCTGGCTGCCGCTGGCCGAGAACTTCACGGCGGTCAATGTGGCAGCCCAGGAAAAAGACCCGGCCAGCGACCTGAACTACTTCCGCGCCCTGACGCGGCTGCGCGGTGAATCGGCAGCGCTCGTGCACGGCACTTATCGCAGCCTGAACGCCGGAGAAGGCGCACTGATGCAGAGTGGCCCGGGCAGCCTGACCGGAGGCAGCTATCAGAACGTGCAGGCGGGAAGCGGCGTGTTTGCCTTCCTGCGCGAGTCGGACGGCGAGCGCGTGCTGGTGCTGCTGAACTTCGGCGCAGACGACGTGCAGTTGTCGCTGCCCGAACTGGAAGGAGCGGCGCTGCTGCTCAGCAGCATGGGCGACGGCAGTGCCGAGACCCTGCGCGGCAACGAAGCTCAGCTGTGGCGTGTGGGCTGATTAGATTAGTTCCACCCACTGACGACCTTGCCAGCAGGATTTTTGATATCAGTCCAGTGAAAAATATAGGTGAATTTCCCACAGGCGTCGGCCCGATAAGCGTAAATGTATTCACCTTTTACAGTGTTTTTGTTATAGCTATTTTGCAGCTCTTGCCTTTGTATTAAGCTTATTGGAGAAGGTGTATATGCTCCACACTCTGCCCTTGGCGGCGTTGAAAACGTTTTGACAATGGTTCTGTTGTTTATGTCAACGACTCCGTATCCTGTGTGTGTAAAAAGCTCGTTGGCAGCCTGCTCTGGGTAAAGTTCATTGGAGAAATCATTTGCCGTAAGAAATCTACGAAGAAAAAGGCCGTTATAATAAGCCACCGGGTTAAATGAGTTCTCATGTATCTTCCCGCTTATCTGATCGAATGAAAAATATCTTGTAGACAGATAGGCTCCATCGATCAATTCTGAGGCAAACATAGAGCCTGAAGCTTC encodes the following:
- a CDS encoding LCP family protein, translated to MRLALLLSVLLAGVLALISPALPALTRYGAWPRTPAHPLNLLLAGVTPNYPPSAVWPYPASPEDYSGLTDTIVLAQLRADGSVGLLSIPRDTWTTLPGWGASKINASNRHGGPQMLVSAVQQLTGLHIDSYALLSLNALRDLTQAAGGVTLTVPEDMKYDDTAGHLHIDLKAGRQHLSGTQVEGFLRFRHDALGDIGRVTRQQLFLGALSAQLRSPLNVWRLPSVVAALDRNAKSDLNRQDFAGILGVALRGPKVSTVTLPGDFGPGGTWTPDRAGIRRLVQAQFIDQSDPHNVSIALVNMDAPQGSAARLKARLDAAGYQNVQVVSEDRHSYPQTTISGQATAARKLQSELGYGRLDAAAGAGDAALTVRLGADVK
- a CDS encoding alpha-amylase family glycosyl hydrolase, giving the protein MTSSNLKWWQSGIIYQIYPRSFQDSSGDGVGDLKGITSRLDYLSSLGIQAIWLSPIFPSPMKDFGYDVADYKDVDPLFGNLADFDELVQQAHARGLKVMLDFVPNHSSDLHPWFVEARSSRDNPKRDWYMWRDPAPDGGVPNNWKSFFGGDAWTFDEVTGQYYLHQFVSEQPELNWANPEVRQEMADTVRFWMRRGVDGFRVDVIWLLGKDPEYRDEPRNPEWRPEHPLHNSLEHIYTQDLPITHEYIRELRAALDEFDDRMMVGEIYLPIERLLPYAGTPDAPECHLPFNFHLILTPWNAADVRKLVDEYDAAVTQAGSWPNWVLGNHDQHRFATRVGRAQYRVAQTLLLTLRGTPTVYYGDEIGMEDGHIPPDCIVDPAALNQPEVAATAGRDPERTPMQWDATPYGGFMKSAADEQVEPWLPLAENFTAVNVAAQEKDPASDLNYFRALTRLRGESAALVHGTYRSLNAGEGALMQSGPGSLTGGSYQNVQAGSGVFAFLRESDGERVLVLLNFGADDVQLSLPELEGAALLLSSMGDGSAETLRGNEAQLWRVG